AGTTTTGCATATACAAGTAGGAGGAATGAGTGACTTTTGAAAACTTTATTCTCCTTTTACTGTagttttaattacagaaacacCACTATGCTTGAGATACGATTACAGTGCtaatattacagaaaaagtGCTTACAATTCAAATGCTCTAatataaaaaggtaaaaatcatCTTGTTGAATTTAAGATTCAGTGTAAGAAGTCATTTCGCAGTATCACTTAAATTTGTAAGACAATGAAGTGCACAAGAAAACTTCACTTTGTATTTCCTTCCTAACAGTTCTCTCTCCTGGGATGTATTTTGCAACTCAAGTTATACAGAAGCCTGCTTTAAATATCCTGAAATTCCTCATGTCCTATAttgctgctgaaaaacagaggGTACTTCCTTCATCCTGCCCCAAAACTAGGTAGATTCTTCTCTTAAGTAGTCATGATAAGACTTCTCCTATGGTCCATAATTTGGAAACTAGCCATCACTGCTGATGTGCCCTGATCTGCGTTGTGATAGCCAGTCGTTTCCGTCAAAACGTCGGTCTGGATGATGTTACTGAAACATAGGCGAGGGTTTTATCTGATTCCTTCCACTGCTGCTCCCTTCATAAAAGGATTTTCTGCCTCCTTGAACCCCTTTGAGCCCTAGATCTTGCAAAAGCACACAGGTGTTGCTCTGCATTTGTCAAATGAATGAACTTGATTAGGAGAACTAATGATCTCTTACAGCTGTATTGTTTTCAGGCATGTTGGTTCGTGCAGGAGAGCTGGAGTGAAGGAAGGGCTGCTATGGGGTCTCAACCTCGTACTTGAGGACGTGGGAGTAGAAGCTGTGGTTGGCGTTCTCATGCACCATAACGAACAACTCTGTGCATCCCGCGGTGTTGCAGGTTCCCTCCCAGAAGCCGCCTCTGCTCAGGGTCAGTGTGTAAGTGTCCTTGGCCTGAACTAGCACCTTTGATATCCCGTGCATTTTGAGTTTAAACTGCACATTGCGattggctggcagcagcccagagAGCGGCTCCAGTATTTCATAGTCGTCCGCCCACTTGCTATAGGTCTGAGGGAAAGCCGGCCACTTCACTTCGGTGTTCAGGCAAGTGATGAGGTAGTTGAAGACGTAGGTATAATTGCCAGGATCTGACTTCTTCTTGGCAAAGAATTTCAGAACAAAGTTCCCTGCGTGGGGGAGATGGACCATAAACTCAACTTGGTTGCCACGATGGATTTGCATGATGTGCTGCCTTCTCCTATCATCTGTCAGGCCGCTGTTATCAGAGTGCAGCATGGGTAAGATGCTTATGTCCTTTCCTAGGGTGAAGGTGAAAGAACACCGTCCGTCGTTGGTGTGGATGACTGGGTCGGGCTGTGATGGCCTCAGGAACCCCTGGCGCTCTGAGAACCAGCTTGGTCCAACGGGCTGGTCTAGGTCCTTCGGGAAGTGAATGCTCTTGTCCACAGACTTGCACTCGACAACATACTGCAACACGTGGTTGTAGACCTTTTCTGGGGAGTTGGAGGGCTTGGCAAAGATCTCCAGTTCTTGGCGCCCTGTACTCTGTGGGTAGATCTCCAGCTTCATTCCGTGTTTCTTCAAAGACAGTAAGCcatgtttttctgttcccttcagCGAAAATGTAAATAACGTGGAAGAGCGGCAATCCACTGATATGGTGGCTGTTCCATTGACTATGAAATACGTAAGAAAAGAAACCACATAGGagtttcagtgcattttttgcATGTACACACCCTGTTCCAGAAGACTAACCTGTCCCAAACGATTGTCACTTCCCTAGCAGTAAAAGAAAGAGCTGTGGCTGACAGGTTATAGCTTGTCTCCTGTCTACCGAAACCGGTCCCCCTCAAAAAGAACCGGGTGATgaatggccttttttttttggagatgtGCGTTAATCCTACTTTGATATCAACTGAAATGGAGCTGTGGTCCTATAGAATACGAAAACCTGTGAGAAATGCAACTGCAAGTACTGTTAGCCTGTGTGCTCAAGAAGGGCTTAGTTAGATGTGGCCAGACCCGATTTCTAGTCCAGCAGCCATTCCAAGAAGCTTCAGAGAAAGGTGTGGGAGTCCTGCAGTACACAGACATGAGATAATCGACATCCCTATGAACCTGTTCCCAAAGTGCTTGAAGACAACATTAAGTCCTAAAATGTTGCTGCCCTTCAGTTTGAACTCTGTGTTCTTAGCATTCATAAAAATGGCTAACTATTAAAATTCCTGCAGcccttttaaaatctgaagatGGTGATCCGAAATGTGGGCTCTTTGGGGCAGTGAGGTTACCTGAATGGCTTTGTGTTAAAATTGCTGCTGGATGCTGCAGGGTGCTGAGTATCACGTAAAGAAGAGCCTAGTTATGTGTTGTTCAGCAAATCAAACTTTTGGAACacagaaaatggttttaatCGCATTTTCAAGGCAGGGCATTCATTACCTGTTTGGATGACAGCTGTATCTGGGTGCACAGTCAGCAGGCCCAGGTTGTAGAAGTCACTGCTGTACAGCACGGTATTCTCAAATTCCTTCAGCGTCAGAGTTGGTTTGAGAAGCTGCCAATTACTGTTATTTGGGAAGTGATCATTAATGAACAGAGCTGGGTgagtcagaaaataaaactcgTTGTatctggaaggaggaggaagagataaaaggaaaatgagtaatTATAAGCAGCTACTTCTTCCGCTGCACAGTGGTGGTGGTTTCAGTAGGAGGAAGTCAGAGTGTTTGGGGCTGCTGAGAAGCTGAGCTCTGTGGGTTTGAAACTCTCCAGGGAGAGAAGGAACCTCAGCTTTGGTTTTCTATTTCCAGGGCAACATGCTGAGCTTTTGGATAAAACCAGGGTATTTGCACTGTCCCCTGTAACCACGGGCCCTGAAGAAAGAGGGAGGCACTGCTTGTTGTTTGAAAGTGTGGAGGCACCTCCTCTGGGGCAGCTGAAAGCTGTGAGTCCCACTGCTTGCTGCTTGAGGCCACCCCCTTTCTGCAGGAACGAGCTCCCTCCCTTGGACAGGCAGC
This sequence is a window from Anser cygnoides isolate HZ-2024a breed goose chromosome 9, Taihu_goose_T2T_genome, whole genome shotgun sequence. Protein-coding genes within it:
- the KY gene encoding kyphoscoliosis peptidase → MVTERGSSAWRQLGGGPVTMGTMDLKEGPSAVAINMMLIVRPEQKGQRDRQTDSTGLQDDGNGNNRPQPSQGRDLSGQRASKEPYKQRQAITSYTNEGTQVTVEVHPRNTTPQLFKKLSFRKGSQRLPSLRGQDNKVFERTEAPQPPSGKDLHAYPWDKSSLKSMPVDLQQFEKLDAYALKVNVRSSIEELVQALLKQARTDLEKVRVIWMWICHHIEYDVVGFHNKSQRLCSPIDVLRTGKSVCEGYAALFQQMCSVAGIQCMKLSGYSKGYGYKIGQVFKGDSSHAWNAVYLEGRWHLLDSTWGSGTVDKTSDKFTFRYNEFYFLTHPALFINDHFPNNSNWQLLKPTLTLKEFENTVLYSSDFYNLGLLTVHPDTAVIQTVNGTATISVDCRSSTLFTFSLKGTEKHGLLSLKKHGMKLEIYPQSTGRQELEIFAKPSNSPEKVYNHVLQYVVECKSVDKSIHFPKDLDQPVGPSWFSERQGFLRPSQPDPVIHTNDGRCSFTFTLGKDISILPMLHSDNSGLTDDRRRQHIMQIHRGNQVEFMVHLPHAGNFVLKFFAKKKSDPGNYTYVFNYLITCLNTEVKWPAFPQTYSKWADDYEILEPLSGLLPANRNVQFKLKMHGISKVLVQAKDTYTLTLSRGGFWEGTCNTAGCTELFVMVHENANHSFYSHVLKYEVETP